DNA sequence from the Anabaena sphaerica FACHB-251 genome:
ATAAGAACTCAATCACTTTGGTATTGGGATAAGGAGTGTAGAACCGCTTGCGATAGATTTCTGAACTAGCCAGTTCTAGAACAAACTCACGCACAGTAATTTCACCATTACGCAGTTTGCTATCTAAGTCACTGCGGCGGAAGTATTCAGGAACTTGACCGCTAAATACGTCCATTACCTGACAGTAGATAGCATTTATTACCTGATTAGTTTCTGGTGAATTTGTACCAGTAGTAGCGCGGTAAATACGGGCAGGTTTGCGGCGGCTTGTACCTACACCAACTTCCACAGACTGACCACGGCCATCGTTGAAAGAACGACCCAATTCAATAAACAAGGGTTTAGTCTTGTCCATTTGCTTGGATTTAGCCGCCAAATCTGCGATCGCATTCGCTAACATTGGCGTATTCTCAGTTTTAATCCGAGGCTTAACTGTTTCAAAGCTAGGTACAACCAAATCATCATTTTGCTTGGTTAGTTGGTTGTAAAGCTTCTCGGTATTGGGGAAGTTAGCAGCGGGTAAAGTGGGGAAGCGACGGTAAGGAACAGTATCTTCACCAAACACCTGACGATATTCCGCACTATCTACCATCTCGCTAATAAAGGCACGAATACCTTGAGTAGCTAGAATTTGGTTATACTTGCGGATTTCTGCTTGGTCAATAGGTGCGCGACCTAAGAAATGCTTAGTACCCAACTCAATGACTTTCGTGTTGGGATAAGGTGTATAGAATTCCTTCAGATACAGGCTAGAGTAACCCAAACCTTGAATAAATTCCTTAACGCTAATTTCACCGTTCACCAATTTGCTTTCTAAAGCCGTGAACTCGTTTTTAACAATGTAAGGTGCAATATCGCGCTCGAAAATCTGCCGATAAGCGCCGCTAATTAGAGTTTCAATTGCAACTTTGTCATTGCTACTTGCTGTCAGCTTGAAGACCTTGGTTTGCTCACGCTGCTTAGTAACACCTTGGTTAATGCGGAACTCAATATCTGGTTGGGTTCGCATTTCTGTAACTTCACCCAACTCCACAAAGCGGGGGGTGACTTCCTTCTCAACCTTGTTGACATCTTCACGGATAGTACCAACACGCAGTTGACGCAAGGACACACCAGCAGGAGTTAGATAGCGTTCGTAAGGAACTGTATCTTCATTGAATGCTTGGCTGTATTCTTCACTGTCAATGATGGCATCAACAACAGCATAGAAGCCCTTCTTAGAAGCAATGTCAAAATACTTATTGTTCTCTTGACGACCGTAAGTAGGACGACCCAACAAGCGACGGTGAATATACTCAATCGCTTTACAGACATACAGAGAAGTCCAGTACATCTTGCGGAATAAATCCGACTTCGCCAACATCCGCACAAACTCACGGACAGTGATTTCGCCGTTTTCCAGCTTAATTTCTGCAACCTTCAGGCGTTGACCTTCATAAACATCACGACCGAACACTTGCAGGTAAGTAGCCTTAATTACCGCTTGGGTAGAGCTTTCCGAGAATTTAACACTCGCACCCTTCGCCGCTTTTTTGCCGATAGTACCGGGTAATTGGTCTAATTTGAACACCTTAGCGCCCAAAGTACCAGGAGCTACACTCCGTGCGTTGGGGTTGCTGAGTTGGTTATTGATACCAGGCCCTTGGTGAATCAAAATCCGGCGGGTATCCTTACCAAAAGGTGCAGGGCTGCTGCTGGGGTTGCGGGTTTCTTTCGGGAAAATTGCGCCAAATTGAATTTCTAGGGGGTCATTACCAGAACCATAGGG
Encoded proteins:
- a CDS encoding phycobilisome rod-core linker polypeptide is translated as MSVKASGGSSVARPQLYQTLPVATISQAEQQDRFLGTGELSELGSYFASGAKRLEIAQILTENSEIIVSRAANRIFVGGSPMSFLEKPRERELATVGAGSASVQEGMMLGTVTYVESRGGFFENLRSIFNTSAGGPTPPGFRPINVARYGPSNMAKSLRDLSWFLRYATYAIVAGDPNIISVNTRGLREIIENACSGEATIVALQEIKSASLSYFRKDPVATEIVTQYMDVLLTEFKAPTPSTKVRQRPSSDQQGLQLPQIYSNAAERRPKFVMKPGLSASEKTEVVKAAYRQVFERDITRAYSLSLSDLESKVKNGDISMKEFIRRLAKSPLYQKQFYQPFINSRVIELAFRHILGRGPSSREEVQKYFSIVSNGGLPALVDALVDSNEYSDYFGEETVPYIRGLGQEAQECRNWGPQQDLFNYSAPFRKVPQFITTFAAYEQPLPDQHPYGSGNDPLEIQFGAIFPKETRNPSSSPAPFGKDTRRILIHQGPGINNQLSNPNARSVAPGTLGAKVFKLDQLPGTIGKKAAKGASVKFSESSTQAVIKATYLQVFGRDVYEGQRLKVAEIKLENGEITVREFVRMLAKSDLFRKMYWTSLYVCKAIEYIHRRLLGRPTYGRQENNKYFDIASKKGFYAVVDAIIDSEEYSQAFNEDTVPYERYLTPAGVSLRQLRVGTIREDVNKVEKEVTPRFVELGEVTEMRTQPDIEFRINQGVTKQREQTKVFKLTASSNDKVAIETLISGAYRQIFERDIAPYIVKNEFTALESKLVNGEISVKEFIQGLGYSSLYLKEFYTPYPNTKVIELGTKHFLGRAPIDQAEIRKYNQILATQGIRAFISEMVDSAEYRQVFGEDTVPYRRFPTLPAANFPNTEKLYNQLTKQNDDLVVPSFETVKPRIKTENTPMLANAIADLAAKSKQMDKTKPLFIELGRSFNDGRGQSVEVGVGTSRRKPARIYRATTGTNSPETNQVINAIYCQVMDVFSGQVPEYFRRSDLDSKLRNGEITVREFVLELASSEIYRKRFYTPYPNTKVIEFLFRHLLGRAPATQGEIRQYNKILADSGLRAAVEAMVNSPEYARYFGEDVVPYNRFPSLPAGNYLGSVKADADLVKQSWSSLSPSVLTGRGGNK